Sequence from the Cuculus canorus isolate bCucCan1 chromosome 24, bCucCan1.pri, whole genome shotgun sequence genome:
GCAACGCGCCAGCATCTCTGGTTTGCAATTTCATTCAGAAAGGAGCGGTGAAAGACGGATTTATTTTCACTCTTGATTCGTTGGAAAATGTGAGTTTGGGCATGGTGGGATTTTCCCTGTGGGGCAAATCCTGCATCCCTGGTCTGGGCAGGGAATTATTTGGGATTCTTTTTGTGGACTGTCTTTCTGTAATGAGGCCTTTGGCACCCCAGGGAGATGAATCTGGGACATGGCCAGCGCAACGCTTTCAGGAGTTGGGACAAATTCCCCTTTTTGCCTGCTCTCCACGCTTTTATCCCATCCCTCTaccatcctcctcctcacctcatCTCTCATAGCCCCAGATCATCATCCcaggcagaaggaggagatgtgAGAGCTGTCTGATCTCCTTCCCACCACGTTCAAGTTCTCATCCTCTTGGCTGGAAGAGGCACCCCTGAGACATCCACAGCTCCATTCGCACTTCCATTTTCCCCAACAGCTCTGCCACaccactgtttttatttcatagcaggttctttcttcttttcctctagaAAACTTGAACTTCTTACATTCCTTTACTTTTTTAGCACTTTTCTCCCCAGATTTCATTCCAGCATATTTGGTGTTTATGCCTTGGGAAGTTACCACGAGAAACCCTcatggtttgagctggaaaatattcagCCTGCTTGTAATAAGCAAATATTCGCTGCTCCCTCTCCCTTAGAAAACAGGGACCAAAAtggtgctgggagggaggattggatggatggatggatggatggatggatggacggatggatAGATGGATGATGGACGGACACAACCTGATTCTTATGAACTTGTAAACTTTAGTCTCAAATAAAAGAATAGATGCTTCGAAGTCTGGcatgaagaaaacattgtttATTTGGACTCAGGTTTTTTGTTCCTGGCTTTGTGCTGCTCCACGGGAGCTGCTCACCAGCTGGAAATCGGGAGAGGGGGTTGAGATATAGGACACTATAGATCCCCAGATCTGTGAGCTGAGGACAAGCTCTGCAGGGGTTTCTCCAGCATTTCCGCTTACACCGTCCATTGTGGGAGGCCAGGTCCAAGGCGATTCCCTGATTTCTACTATGCGGATGGGGTCAGAGACATTAAACCCCTCCGGACACaagtttatttctcatttatctTAAAGCACAGTGGAAGAAAACCAGGCTATGCATACCCAGTGTCAACACTCAGCTGATGGTTGATAAAAAACCATTTTCCTGCACAACTTGCAACTTAGTACATTCCCAAATTTGGACCCAAAGCTCAATGATACCCATAAAGGGCTCTTATTAACTGTACTATTCTTGAGTCAAGCCTTAATGAGCCAACCTGCCATGTCCCCTAGCCCACAGGCTGCATTCCCACGTGAAACTTTGTACTGCCTCcaacaaagctgaaaagaagacaagaaaccTCTTGGCTTTATCACAAAGATGTTCTGGCTGCTTTTTATCCCTGGAACAAGGTGCAACCTGTTGGCCAGGTGTGAATTCTTTGTCAGCTACCAacacctccttcctcctttgaaCTGAAGTTTCCAAGCAAGCCCTGGAGCATCCTTTTGCCACCAGGAAGATATTTCTGCACTTTCCCAATGCACAGTACAGCTTTGGCATCACAGCCACGAGATGGCACTCCAAGATAGACATTTTCCTGGACATAGAGAGTCCCCAACATGCGTTTCCTCCTCTTTAATTCATGCTTGGAAGCTTTTAGctggtttatttctttattgcatATGTGAACGCAGATGTGGGAAGGGATGCTTTGGCCGCAGGGGATGCTTTCATGGAGGAAGCCCATTGCAGGGCAGCGATTGCCAGGGATTCTCGGCACTGATGCGGGATAGGGATGTCAGGAGAGTTTATGAGCTGCCTCCTAGCACAGCGTTTGGGCTGTTGTTATTCCTGTCTGGGCCAAGAACATGGTTTGCTTCTCCTATTGCGCTCGCTGAGAGCCTCTGAATGCTCCTGCCAGGTCTCTTTGTCCATGGGTTGCTGATCCTCAGAGCCATGGTTCCCACTGCATTGGGTTCATTTCATATTGTTAACAACAATGAGAAAATTCCTGTGAATAAGACAAAGTAAAGTCCCATTTGCCCAAAATCCTTAGTTCCCTCTCGTGCCTGGGCACAAGAAATTCCCATCCACCGGGGCTGAGCGGTCCAGGGCTGCTCTCTCAGGGAGATGGGGGGTCGATCAATCACATTTACAACGCCCCACACCATAAAGAGATGAAAAACGAGCGACTTCTGCAtgctgagagaagagaaaatttcaTTCCCAGTCCTGATCGCCTGGATCTCCCCCTCCGCATCCCTGTTTCCGTTCAGCGAGCGATCTCCGGGGCGTATCAGTGATGGAAAGTCAATTATCAATCAATAATGCAAATAGCCCTTATCCCcgagcacagcagcagcagggactcTCGGAGCtctctcccagctgcctgcTGAGCGATGGCACTGCAGCTGCTCGCGAGGAGAGAGGCAGCCTCCATTTTTAATAGGATTTTATATGGATGGAGGTAATTTCCCATTCAAAAACAGGAACGGCTGCTTTAAAGAAGCGAAATAAAactagagaaggaaaatgatcccaaaataaatctattggggtttggttggttttttgcACAGTAGAAGAATAGGACTGGAGACTGGCAGGTGTCTCCAGGCTCTTGGTGGCCACCTCATTGCACAGAGAGGTTCATTGTTGGGAAAGGGGCATTTAATTGAGCTTCTTCATAGGGAAACACCTAGTTTAGGATTGTTCTAAACTAGGAAACATGAATTAAGTCAACATCTTTACAACTGTGCACCTGTGGATGCGCTTTTGTAAAAGCCTCATGATGAGGAGGACATGCATTGGGTGAGACTCATCTCCTGCCCTGCTCACTTGAGTGGTCCAAGGGTCCAATGTCCTCACCCTCCCCTGGGAATCACTACCCTGAGATACTTTTGGACTATCACCAAGGTTGTACCCATAGATAATGTGCACAGAAGAAATAGACTGTGTCCCAGGCACAAAGCGCACCCATTTTTGGGTGGAAATTACCAAAATACCGCGGATTTTTGCCCCTTAACCTTCTGCATCCCTCAGCCATGGAGCGTTGGGAATCACTGGAAAGACTCTGATGTTGGTGGGTCCAAGGCCTCTTCAGAAACAATGGTTAGAAATGAACATAGACCAGCAGAGCTGGTTTGTTACCTGTCTGTAGACGTCTGCCAGTAACCTTGACAAGAGACGGAGATCCAGTTGATAGGGACAGTGAAATAAGACTCATTGATTCCCCTAAACGTGACCACACTCCCTGGTGTCTCGATGGatgatggagaaaagaaaaacagtggagGGTTTGCCACCTGGCTTTAAAGCAGGTGAGATGCTGCTTGCAATGCCATGGTCACATCCACTTTCTTCCTTGTTATGAAGCGTCAGCAAGGTGGTGGAGCAACAGCAATGTGTGCCATACCGGTGTATGCCAGGTCCTTTGGATGCcctgaaaaaagggaaacaggGAGCTATGGTGGAAACATGTGCCTGGAATCCAGGGGTGTTTCATGGAAAGTTTCCTGGTGAGTCTGGTGACCACTTGTTATAAGCAAGAGACAACAGTTGGGTGAcagctgaggagctggagccaCCAGCAAATGCAATGATCTGCACGAGAGGCATCTGCTACCTTTCCCAGCCCTTGAGACCCACGTGTGTTCCTGGGACAGATAGACTGGAAAAAGGGTCTCCTCCAGCAAGCTCTCACTCACCGTGTTATCAAAGACTGGCATGATCCAATCAGCAGCCAGATTTGGGTAGCCCAAGCCCAGGATCCCATCAAATTTGACATGGACTAAAAACTGTCCAGGCTCGGTGGTGCTCAAGCCAAAAAGATGGTTGGTGTCCACCAGAGATGCAATCTAGAGACAGGGAGGATGCTTTAGGATCTGGATCAGGCACTGCAAAACTGGTGGTAATCAGCTGGAGAAGACACAGAGAACCCCCCAGAGACGCCTTCGTGACACTCACAGTGAGAGTGTCGGAGCCCACGATGCCCTCCAAGTCGCCGGTGCCATACAAAATAGATAAGTTCTGCCCTGTGCTTTAGTAGGTGGAGGACTGTGATGGGTTAAATCTCTGATGGTTTTCTAGAAGGtaagaagcaaaaccagaaatgaagACTTTCAGCAAGGCTGAGTCGTAAGGGAAGCGTGGGAGGAGAAACCCTGCTGAATTGCTGGTTAGATCTGTCATTTATTAtcctttcagaaacaatttATCTGTGAGTATCTGTGAGCACTTTCTGTACATCCCTGCCCCTCCTCCAGCATCCTAATACCAGGGATCCACAGGAAATCCTATCATCCCTTTTGGAAAGGCAGGGAAACCGAGGCACAGAGTACTAAGCACATCATGCTGAGGAAGGCAGCGCTGAGTAGGTCCTACACCCCAGATACTCATCTTGCACAGATGCTGTGGACCCAGCACCGTAGGGTCTGCTTGTTGTGCTGGTTAGGAGGCCCCCGGTCCCCTGGCAGCGTCACCTCAAACTTTTGGCTTGATGACACAGTTATAGGCCCAGGACGTGCTGCTGGACCCGGCTCTGCCGAAACGGGGAGTCCTGCCCGCTGCTGCTTGCAGCAAGCCAGGCTGGTACAGGAGACGGAAGGAACCCAGAGGTTGGAGGAGATGGTGTCAAAGACCACAGCGAAGTCCTATGGTGGGATGCCGACGGAGACAGTCCTGTAGTACCCCATCCATGGGGCAGCAGAACCAAGGATGGCTTTTAAGGCTTGAAACCAAACCTGGACCTTCTCCAGGCTTGCAACCTTCATGGTCCTCTTCCTCATGGGGACACTATGCTTctagcagagctgctgtggggacaTTTCAGTGTCATGTCTCTGCCCAGGACATCAACAGAGGTAGGAAGGAGCAAAGGTCGTTAGCCAAAGGCTTTGGGGTAAAAATCTTTCGGTTTGGTCTGCGCCCAGCACAGACACAGGGCTGGGTGTCACACCAACCACCCCAGGACTGCACTGTGGGAGATCAAAGCCAACGCTCACATCGAGGGTGTTCAGCAGGGACTCGGTGACCACTTTGGTCCTATTGGGAAAAGATGTGGGAATTTGATGCCAATGTCATAGTGGTGATGctggaatcgtagaatcaccaggttggaaaagacctcttggatcatcgagtccaagcGGTGCAGCAAACCATTTTCCCTGAGGACCTCCCTCAGCTTCTTCCCCCTCTCAAAGGCCAGGCTGGCACAAGCaccaaggggaaaaataagagtTAGAGAGGATTGGGGTGCCTGTAGCTCCTACGAGCAGCACGCGACACCTCCAACAGTAGTGCTGACCCAGCCGACAGTGGACTGCCCCAAACGCTGAGTCAAGGAGATTTCTGCAAAACTCCAAAGCACCCCAAGACACCAGAACCTTCGCCAGACCCCCTGACCTCCTCTGCACTCCTGCAGCAGCATTCCCAGAGCTTTCCAAAGCCATCAAAAGGCTCCGAGTgctcatttttcccccctttcctttgACTCAGTGGCCTGTGAGGGTGGTGCTGCAGTGACTTTCTTGGTGACACcctgggagagggcagaggtAGCACAGAGAAGCGCGAGGAACGGCGTTGTGCCAGGGCTGTGGGTGGTTTATAGAGCCTCTGTGCACCCCACGTGCTGTGCCAGGAGCAATGGGGGTCACCACTACCCCAGCACCCAAGGCGGGTACCTGGCCAAGGCAACATCGGCTAAGAGCAGAACATCACCCGGCATGGTGAGGTGACAATCACACCCTGCCGAGCGCGATGCCCTCCCCCAGACCCCGTGTTCCCTCTTTGTCCTTCCACCTTTAGCATCCCAACTACCTCACCACAACCTGGTTTCGGGCATCATTTTAGCTTTGCATTTTGGCATTCGAAGCCATTGCACGTAGCAGTGGGAACCCTCTGTACTCTTCCCCGTTGGGATGAAGCACCCGTTGGGTGTTGATGTGTGTGTACACCCCAAGGAGGTGGACGCATGGGGCAAACACATGTTTTAACGTGCCAGTGCCCaactttatagaatcatagaagagtttgggtaggaagagaccttgaacatcatcttgttccaaccctgctcccactggatctggtttcttcaaggcccatccaacctggcctggaacacctccagggatggcacagccacaacctcctttggaaacctgtcccagtgcctcagcactctcatggtgaagaaattcttcctaatgtctattctaaatctgcccctctcctgtttatacccattccccttcgtcctatctccacagcctttgtgaataTTACCTTCTAAACCTGATGAGTGCAGCAGGATGCGAACAGACCGCGGGAAAGGTGACCCTGCAGCACACTGACCCCTCTCAGCGGGCTTTGCCCAGCGATACGGGGATCATTAAAACAGGATTAAAACTCCTAATGAGTGCCTTGGCATTGCGTGCAGTGCTAACGGCTCCGGACATCAGATCGCCTTTCACAGTTTGCAAAGAGGAGTGAGAAAGGAGCTCAGTCGGCGAAGGACGTCGGGTGATGCTGAGCCACGCAGGGATCTCGTATCCACTCAGAGCTGCTTTTATTCGAGCAGAGTGTCTCAAGACATCCCCCTCAGCCCATGAAACTTggtggcagctgctgggctcGCAGTGGGAGATTTGGTTTCTCTGATGACAGTGTGGAAAATCCTACTTTTTGTCTTCGTTGTTTAAATTTCCTATCGACGTTCCTGGCGTTTGGCACAGGAAGGATGCTGTGAGCAGTCTCTCCATCCCTTTGTCACGAGGTTGGTCCCCTCTGCTGCGGTGAGGGGACAGTGGGTTTCTGTGATGGGGGTGGCTGTTGTAACGGAGTAAAGCAGGAATTGATAATGATTTCCTCAGCAGAGAGAGTGGAACCAGCTGAAATTGTTTGGTTGATTTGTACAGGAGTGGGAAAAGGCTAAAGATGGGCTATTAAAGCCAAAAAAGCAATGAGGCACATCC
This genomic interval carries:
- the LOC104062300 gene encoding LOW QUALITY PROTEIN: embryonic pepsinogen-like (The sequence of the model RefSeq protein was modified relative to this genomic sequence to represent the inferred CDS: inserted 1 base in 1 codon; substituted 3 bases at 3 genomic stop codons) translates to MPGDVLLLADVALASPGTTPFLALLCATSALSQGVTKLAFERGKKLREVLRENGLLHRLDSMIQEVFSNLVILRFQHHHYDIGIKFPHXFPNRTKVVTESLLNTLDMGYYRTVSVGIPPXDFAVVFDTISSNLWVPSVSCTSLACXNHQRFNPSQSSTYXSTGQNLSILYGTGDLEGIVGSDTLTIASLVDTNHLFGLSTTEPGQFLVHVKFDGILGLGYPNLAADWIMPVFDNTVSESLLEETLFPVYLSQEPPGSVVTFRGINESYFTVPINWISVSCQGYWQTSTDR